From the genome of Ardenticatenales bacterium:
CATCATTCGCGTCCATTGATTAAGCCTCATGCAAATCACCTTTGATTTTGTGCTGCCGCGGGGCTACGTGGATGAGACGGGGCAGGTGCATCGCCAGGGTCGGATGCGGCTGGCGACGGCGCTGGATGAGATAGAACCGTTGCAGGATGCGCGTGTGCAGGCGAATGAAGCGTATTTGCCCGTGCTGTTGCTGGCGCGGGTGGTGGTGGCGTTGGGCGAAATGCCGGCAATCACACCCCAAGTGATCGAGCGTCTATTTGCCTCTGACCTGGCCTATCTCCAGGAACTGTACCTGCGTCTGAACAGCCCTACGCCCGTCGTCGTCGGCGCTGTTTGTCCACAATGCCATACGCAGTTTCAACTGCAAGTGGCCCCGCTGGAACCGTGATCATGCCGGACGCCGCCATCCCCCCCGACACCGGCACAATCACGCCCGAGCTTGTGCGCCAGGTAGCGGAGCGCGTCTACGCCCTCTGGCTGCGGGATTTGCAGATCGAACAGGAGCGGCGACGGCTGCGCCAGCCCGACAGTCGCGTCCGACGCGGACGCAAGCAAGAGATAAGATAGCGCGGATATGGACGAGCAAGTACGCGAGAGCATAAACCAGGCATTTCGCTTCGTGGTGCAGATTGACGGCATCAATCAAGGCGCGTTTACGGAGTGTACGTTGCCGGCAATTGAGTGGGAAGTGCAAGAGGTCAAAGTGGGCGGCCTGAACACCTACGTGCCGCAGTTGCCGGGCCGGCGCAAGGCGACCAAACTCACGCTGAAAAACGGCATCGGCACCGGCGACCTGCTGCAATGGTGTCTGGACACCATGGGTGAAACCTTCACCCGCCGCGCCATCACGGTCAAACTGTACAACGTGAAGCACGAACCGCTGCTCAACTGGCACATTGCTGATGCCTATCCCGTCAAGTGGACCGCGCCGCAGTTCAAGACGGACAGCAGCACGGTGGCGATGCAGACGTTAGAACTGGCTTGCGGCGAAATCACGGTTGAGGCGGCGTAGTGTGGTAACACGGCAGCAAAATCCCCTCTGGCGGCATGTGCGGCGGCACCTGTCCATGCCCGTTGTGATGCGCAGTGTGGCCCTGCCGGCATCCCCCATGCCGGCCACGCCCGCACGCCTGCTCCCCGGCCTTTCGCCGACGCTTCCGCTTGGCTCTCTGGTGGACTGGCCGCCTATCTCGCCGCCGGATTGGTCCCTACCGGCTGCGCCGCTGCCGGCGCAGCCGCCGGCGCTTGCTCCGCCATTCATTCAGCGGCGGGACATCCCTTCCCCGGCCACGCCATTGCCCCCGGCGCCTGTTTCCAGACCGGTGCCTTCGGCTGCGCCCGTGCCGGCATCCCCGCCCACCGAGGACCGTGATTGGCGACGCCTGCAAACCATCATGCGCAAGCATGAGGCGCGCAAGCAACAGGAAGATGGCGACGTGTCACCGCCCGCTCCCACGATCTCCGCGCCGGCGGTGCAGCGCCAGGAGACACCCCCGGCGATTGAGTCGCTCGCCCCCCTGGCCCCGGAATCGTTGCCACGCCCCCAGGCGGAGATGGATGTTTTGCCCGCGCCAACACCGGCGGCGATGCCATCGCCCGTGAGCGAGCCGTCTTTGCTGGACCGTGTGGTGCGGCGGGTGCAGCGTTTTTGGGAGCGTCCGCCAGAGCCGCCTGCGCCGCCTGCTGTGGTTCAACGTCAGCCGGATGAGGATGCCGGCACGGGCGGGACAACGGTCGGCGGCAGCATGATCGTGGGCGGCGATCTACAATCCGGCGCTGTTACCGTGGCGGGCGATTTGCAGGTAGCCGGTTCATTGACAAACGCGGGGTCTTTGGACGTAGGCGGCGGCGTGCGCGCGGGTGGCGCGGTGACGGCGGCGGCGGCGAACGTGGGCGGCAATGTGGAGGCGGGGGGAACGGTCAATTTGTCCGGTGCGTCGGAGGTGGGGGGGAGCGTGGATGCCGGCACAACCGTCCTCACACGGAGCGTTACCACCGTCGGCGGAGACGTGAATGCCGGTGTCTCCGCCGCCCTCAGCGGCATCAGCAACGTCGGCGGTAACGTGGAAGCGGGAGCGAGCATGGCCGCCAGTGGCTCGCTTGTCGCCGGCGGCGATGTGCGCGCAGCGGGCACGGTGAGCGTCAGCGGAGGCCCGACATCCATTGGCGGAAACGTGGAAGCCGGCGGCAGTCTGGTTACCGGCGGTCCCGTCGAAGTGGGTGGCGGTGTCAGTGGCAGTTCCGTGAGCATGTCCGGTGATGGCACGTCGGTGGGCGGTGACGTGCGCGCCGCCGGCGCGTTGTCCACGAGTGGCTCTACGACTATCGGTGGCGGTATGCTGGCTGCGGGTGTATTGTCCAGCGCGGGCGTGACCCATGTCGGCGGCAGCCTGAATGTAGCCGGCAGCGCGGCTTTCAGTGGGGCAACGAGTGTGGGGGGAAATGTGCATATTGCCGGCAATGCTGCCGGCATTGGTGGCGAGAATACACCGGCCGTCCAGCGCGCGCCCGATCCTGACGCCCCCTCGACTCCGCTCCAAGAAGCGTGGCCCGTGCAGCGCCGCGCCGTGGACGCCCCCGCGCCGACGTCGCCTCGCGCACCGGAGAAAACAACCCCCATGCGCGAACGGGACGCCACGGACACGCGGGTCGAAGCTATTTTGCGGCAAGTAGACGCCGCCCGCCCCACCGACTCCCGCATTGAGTTAGTCACACCGCGCCGGCCTCGTCCGACCCTGGCGCGTCAGCCAGAGGCAGGATCACAAACGCCATCCGCGCCCCGGCGGCAAAACACGGCAACGCCGCCGCCCGCGACGCCCGTTCCCACGGAAATTGGCCCGCTCCCCGCCGACCTGTGGACCCTCCTGGGCGAGACGCCGCCCGCGTCTACCGCCCCGCCACCGCCCGTTATCATGCGCAGCGTGGACACCGCTCCCGCTCCCGCGCCCCAGTTAGCGCCCGCCCCTCCCGCCCCCGCTCCTGACGCACCGCCAACGGCGGACGCGGAAGATGGCATCAACGTAGATGAACTGGCACGCCGGGTCTACGATCAACTCAAACGCCGCCTGTCCACCGACTGGGAACGCACCCGCCGGGTACTTCCATGAAAGGATAGTAGTGTCTTATTGGGCTGGTTCTAATGAATCTGGATCATGAGATTTCGATATAGGCGACAAGGAATTGGCTGGCAAAGTTGGGGTCATTTGGCTTCTCCTTGATGCGATTAGGGATGTCATTTCGAAGAAGCGCCTGCCTGGGATAGACGCTATTGGCACGTCTTTGGTTGAAGCACAACGGGCTGTGGATAGGGCCAGGTTGGAAAGTTAGTTGGATGTGCGCCAAACTCTTACGTGATTCTTGTACAATGGTATTTTTCTGAATATTGTCTTTTACCGATTGCTTGCCCAAAGATCAGTATTTGACTTCACATTGGGAGGTTTTCCTATGAGTAAGACCAGCGTCATGTATTTTGAAAAAGAAGACATTTTGCATCTGGTCATTTCCGAGGAACCAGAAGCGAGAAGTATTGAACTAGGACCAAACATAACGGCGGAACTAAACGAGAAAGGAGAACTGATTGGCGTGGAAATAGTGAATGCCGCAGCTTTCCTGCGTGATTCGATTCTGGAGTCTATTCAGTTCAAGATGTTGGAATCAATGATGCCTGGCGCTGTCGCATCTGAATCTGAAGTTGCCGCGTGACGAGATCGTAAGGAACGGTTCGAGAATAACTTCACACGTTTTGTGGCGTTTACTGACGAACTATTCATCATGGCGGCTGTCCGCGCATTTCCGCTAGCTTAACCACGGACAGCCACTAAGTAGCCGCTCGCAAATAAGTTAGTGGTTTTCAGATTGGTCCAATCTCGGAGATTGGACCAATCTTGCCAAATTAATAACGGGCGGTTACTAACCGTAAGATGGTGCATGACCCTTGAGACTGAATAGCGACAAAGGGATGACGATGGTCAAGACAGTTGAAGCGATATTTGATGGGCATGTGTTTCTTTCTACGGAACCCTTTACGCTCATGCCGAACACCTCCGTGAGAATCGTTATAGATTCTCATTTTCAACAGGCGGGTTTTCGGATAATACCGCGGGAAGACGAATCCTATGGATAGCGAACTGGTGGCGGCGGAAATTTGCGAGGTGGACGAGAGCGGAGAGGCGAAGAGCGGCGGCGTCTCGGTTACGTGTATGTTCAATCCGTTTGAGTACACGGTTTCCAAGACGAACACGTACGAGGAGAAGTCGCGCAATCGCTCTAGCGTGCCGCATGTGGAGTTCAAGAAGGCGGGGGCGCAAACGCTGCGCCTGAAGCTGATTTTTGATAGCTACGAGGCGCAAACGGACGTGAGCGAGACGACGCGCCTGTTATGGAAGTTGATGGAGTCGAAGACGCGCCAAAATGGCAACCGCACGGAAAAAGTGCCGCCGCCGGAAGTGGCATTTTCCTGGGGCGTGTTCCGCTTCGTCTCCGTGATCACGAACATGACGCAGAAGTTCACGCTGTTTCTGGCGAATGGCACGCCCGTACGCGCGGAGGTGGACATCACCTTCACGCAGCATAAGGATGTGGAGGATTATGGTCGGCAGAACCCGACTTCTGGCGGCGGCCCCACGGAGCGTATCTGGCAGGTGACGGCGGGGGACCGGCTGGATACGATTGCCGCGGCGGTGTACAACGACGCGACAAAATGGCCGCTGATCGCCGCGCACAATGGACTCGTGAATCCGCACCGTTTGCGTCCCGGCCAACGCCTGAACATTCCCGCGCGTTAAAGATTGGCTCTACTGAAAAAAGGCCAAAAACCGGGTTTTTACACATGAACTCTGGTAATTTCAACCGGGCAATCGAAAAACCCGGTTTCTTCAGTGAATAAGGACATGCCTGAATCACAGCCACTTGCCAGTCGCATATACGTTGAGGTGGAGGGGAGCGAGCTGCCCGCCGATGTTTTTAGCAACCTGCTGGAAGTGACGGTGGATCAGCACGCCCATTTGCCCGCTATGTTTACGGCGCGCCTGGCGGACCGCGACCTGTCGCTGCTGGATGGTGGCCCATTTGACCTGGCGAAGGCGGTGAAGATTGAGGCGGCGCGGGAAGATGGCGAGAAGGTGACGCTGTTTGAGGGGGAGATCACGGCGTTGGAGCCGGCATTTGGCGAGGGCATGGTGGCGGAACTGGTGGTGCGGGGGTATGACAAGTTGCACCGCCTGTTTCGAGAGACAAAAAGCCGCGCTTTTGTGAACAAGAAGGACAGCGACCTGGCGCGGGAAATGGCCCAGGCTGCCGGTTTGCAGGCGGAGGTGGACAGCACGGCGACCGTTTACGACCATCTGTACCAGCACAATCAGTCGGACCTGGCGTTTTTGATGCAGCGGGCGTGGCGCATTGGTTACGAGTGCTTTGTGGAGGGGGGAAAGTTGTATTTTCGCCAGCCGCCGC
Proteins encoded in this window:
- a CDS encoding phage tail protein, whose protein sequence is MDEQVRESINQAFRFVVQIDGINQGAFTECTLPAIEWEVQEVKVGGLNTYVPQLPGRRKATKLTLKNGIGTGDLLQWCLDTMGETFTRRAITVKLYNVKHEPLLNWHIADAYPVKWTAPQFKTDSSTVAMQTLELACGEITVEAA
- a CDS encoding phage tail assembly protein encodes the protein MQITFDFVLPRGYVDETGQVHRQGRMRLATALDEIEPLQDARVQANEAYLPVLLLARVVVALGEMPAITPQVIERLFASDLAYLQELYLRLNSPTPVVVGAVCPQCHTQFQLQVAPLEP
- a CDS encoding LysM peptidoglycan-binding domain-containing protein; amino-acid sequence: MDSELVAAEICEVDESGEAKSGGVSVTCMFNPFEYTVSKTNTYEEKSRNRSSVPHVEFKKAGAQTLRLKLIFDSYEAQTDVSETTRLLWKLMESKTRQNGNRTEKVPPPEVAFSWGVFRFVSVITNMTQKFTLFLANGTPVRAEVDITFTQHKDVEDYGRQNPTSGGGPTERIWQVTAGDRLDTIAAAVYNDATKWPLIAAHNGLVNPHRLRPGQRLNIPAR
- a CDS encoding DUF2283 domain-containing protein — protein: MSKTSVMYFEKEDILHLVISEEPEARSIELGPNITAELNEKGELIGVEIVNAAAFLRDSILESIQFKMLESMMPGAVASESEVAA